The proteins below are encoded in one region of Dioscorea cayenensis subsp. rotundata cultivar TDr96_F1 chromosome 18, TDr96_F1_v2_PseudoChromosome.rev07_lg8_w22 25.fasta, whole genome shotgun sequence:
- the LOC120281896 gene encoding formin-like protein 11 codes for MAFASHCQVLCLFFSISICFFLHFNFGAATSLLEHKPAENSSVSAAVSTKTGLEFYDGRQAQEGEAIDVEKWNYGTKTIVCAALIGATLLIFAVSAVVLCLRCRSKIPKSSQKHRTAILSRVADKVSFDSGPELFYMNSLSQLLDNKSSVQKMNGSRNVLLKPVKYETLPCSERNVSHSPSFSPFSSSNRSISPDLDLEKQSFSMSSPCENKGVSCADVNEESHSSSVPLFCNGNGGRIPKPPQPPLPPVPLARVQYCRPVSKEGSPLPRLKPLHWDKVRPASSHSTVWDNIRSKSFEFDEEMIELLFGYNGKCLTRNEEVRAKNPSPGLSILELKRLQNITILLKALNATIDDVHHALMLGTGLCVEQLEVLLKVTPTKIEEEKLVNYEGDINNLASSEKFLKAMLEIPLAFLRIKVMLYKQNFDEDVCHLKETFRMLEDACKELRTSRHFLKLLKAVLKAGNRMNVGTMRGGATAFKLDCLLRLADIKGTDGKITLLHFVVQEMIRAENVTNNDAEECSQMMAADLMSILNSELQSVKKSANLDLDDLANAVLNLSNVMNEMKHLLQEDLCMYEDAWKFVNSMKPFLDHAEVVIKELKDSKECALVGVREITEYYHGDVGKNEVNSLQIFVIIRDFLELLDRECKS; via the exons ATGGCTTTTGCTTCACACTGTCAAGTTCTTTgtctcttcttctccatctcaaTTTGCTTTTTCTTACATTTCAATTTTGGTGCTGCAACTTCACTTCTTGAACACAAGCCCGCAGAAAATAGCAGTGTTAGTGCTGCTGTTAGTACTAAAACTGGTCTTGAGTTTTATGATGGAAGGCAAGCACAAGAAGGAGAAGCTATAGATGTAGAAAAGTGGAATTATGGAACCAAGACCATAGTTTGTGCTGCGTTAATTGGAGCTACATTGCTTATTTTTGCTGTCAGTGCGGTGGTGCTATGTCTGAGATGCAGAAGCAAAATACCCAAGAGTTCTCAGAAACACAGGACAGCAATTCTATCAAGGGTTGCAGACAAGGTGAGTTTTGATTCTGGCCCAGAGTTGTTCTACATGAATTCCTTGTCACAGTTGTTGGACAACAAATCTAGTGTTCAAAAGATGAATGGCTCTAGAAATGTGTTGTTGAAACCAGTGAAGTATGAAACACTTCCTTGTTCTGAGAGAAATGTGTCTCACTCCCCAAGTTTTTCTCCATTTAGTTCTTCCAATAGATCAATTTCCCCTGATTTAGATTTAGAGAAGCAATCCTTTTCAATGTCTTCACCATGTGAAAATAAGGGAGTCTCTTGTGCTGATGTCAATGAAGAATCTCATTCTTCTTCTGTGCCATTGTTTTGTAATGGCAATGGTGGAAGAATTCCAAAACCACCACAACCTCCACTACCTCCAGTGCCTCTTGCAAGAGTTCAGTACTGTAGGCCAGTTAGCAAAGAAGGTTCTCCTTTGCCAAGGCTGAAGCCTTTGCACTGGGACAAAGTAAGGCCTGCATCCAGTCACTCCACAGTGTGGGACAATATCAGATCAAAATCATTCGA ATTCGACGAGGAAATGATAGAACTTCTCTTTGGATATAACGGAAAATGTTTGACGAGAAATGAAGAAGTGAGGGCAAAGAATCCATCCCCGGGGTTGTCAATTCTGGAGCTTAAGAGGTTGCAGAACATCACTATATTGCTGAAGGCTTTGAATGCAACCATTGATGATGTTCATCACGCATTGATGCTAG GTACAGGATTATGTGTGGAACAACTTGAGGTGCTCTTGAAGGTGACGCCAACaaagattgaagaagaaaagcttgTCAATTATGAAGGTGATATAAATAACTTGGCTTCATCAGAAAAATTTCTGAAGGCAATGCTTGAAATTCCGTTAGCATTCTTGAGAATCAAAGTAATGTTGTACAAGCAAAATTTTGATGAGGATGTTTGTCACTTAAAAGAAACCTTCAGAATGCTTGAG GATGCCTGCAAGGAACTCCGGACCAGTCGGCATTTCCTGAAACTTCTGAAAGCTGTGCTTAAAGCCGGGAACCGAATGAATGTAGGGACTATGAGAGGAGGAGCAACAGCTTTCAAACTTGATTGTCTACTTAGACTAGCAGATATTAAAGGAACCGACGGGAAGATTACTTTGCTGCACTTTGTTGTTCAAGAGATGATACGAGCGGAGAATGTCACCAATAATGATGCAGAAGAGTGTTCACAGATGATGGCAGCAGACTTGATGTCGATACTTAATTCTGAACTTCAAAGCGTAAAGAAAAGTGCAAATTTAGACTTGGATGATTTAGCAAATGCAGTTCTGAACCTGTCCAATGTGATGAATGAGATGAAACATTTGTTACAAGAGGACTTATGCATGTATGAGGATGCATGGAAGTTTGTGAACTCCATGAAACCATTTTTAGATCATGCTGAAGTGGTCATCAAGGAGCTGAAGGATAGTAAAGAATGCGCGCTGGTTGGTGTTAGAGAGATCACAGAGTATTATCACGGGGATGTTGGCAAGAACGAAGTTAATTCTCTTCAGATCTTTGTTATTATCAGGGATTTCCTTGAACTCTTGGATAGAGAATGTAAAAGTTGA